TCGTGGGCGCAAGGCGACATTCAGGTGGTTGGCGATTTGCCTCAACAGATTTTTGAAACATCTGGGTTGATTTATTACGACGGTAAACTGATAACCCATAACGATTCGGGCAATTTGGCCCAATTGTATGAGTTGGATACCGTCAGTTTAGAAATTACCCGAACGGTTACCATTGAAAACGCGACCAATGTTGATTGGGAAGATATCGCTCAAGACGATGCATATATTTATGTGGGCGATATTGGCAACAACAATGGCGATCGGCAGAACCTCGCCGTCCTCAAAATAGCCAAACAAGACTACTACACCTCGGATACCGTGGTCGCAGAACGGATTGATTTTTTTTATGAAGACCAAGAAGATTTTACCACTACGCCCAACAGCGATTGGGATGCAGAAGCCCTTTTTGTGTTGGGCGAAGATTTGGTGATCCTTACAAAACAGTGGCAGGCGCAAGGTGCCGTTGCGTATCGAATTCCCAAATTTCCCGGGGCCTTTTTAGCAGAGCGTTTGGGTAGCTATCCGGTAAACGGCCTGGTGACCGGGGCAACCTTTGACCCGCAATCCAATGAACTCTATTTGGTGGGCTACAACCAATTTTTGGCACCTTTCTTTATGTTTTTTGATGGGGTTGGGGAGCAGGATATTTTTTCAGGCGAGGTAAAGAAAACAAATCTTAATGTGGGTTTTGCCCAGATAGAGGCCATTGAAAAAGTGGATTCGTTGTTTTACGCCACTTCAGAACAGTTTAATAATTCGAATCCGCCCATTAGTTCAGCATCCAGACTGTTCCGGTTTTCATTGGATACCGATGAGGTTCCCGTTGAGGAGGAGGAAGAACCGCAAAATCCTCCTAAGATGGCCAATGACAATGACCAATTACTTCTTTACAAGCCTTTTGAATCCAATATGTTAAATTATCGATTGAATACCAACCGGGCCATATTTGGCATGGGTATTTTTGATGCCAGTGGCCGACAAGTACAGTTTGTGCCACTTGAAGAATTACGAAACGACACAATAGACTTATCCACCTTGGGACCATCCGTATATTACTTCACATTTTTCTTGAGGGGAAAAACGCTTTCCAAGCCCTTTTTCAAGTACTAGGCATGGCCTTTTACAGATATACTTTAAGCTTATTTTAACAAATATGCCATGTCAATATTGGTTAGCTTTGCTGTACTAACAATTTAAAAACACTATCAAAATGAAGAGATTAGTCTTGTTTGCATTTGTGGGGCTGTTGTCGATGACGCTTTCCGCCCAACTTATTCAGACACCACAACCGAGTCCGTCTGCAAAAATGGAGCAGACCGTGGGCTTGACAAACGTGACCGTTGAGTACTCACGACCTTCAATGAAGGGTAGAACCATTTTCGGTAACCTTGTACCGTATGACAAATTATGGAGAACAGGCGCCAACAAGAACACCACTGTTACGTTCAGTGACAATGTTACCATTGACGGCAAAGAACTGAAAGCCGGCTCGTATGCCATTTTCACCAAGCCGGGCGAGGCCGTTTGGGAGGTCATTTTTTATTCGGATACCAACAACTGGGGCACACCACAAAAATGGGATGACTCAAAAGTGGCCCTGATGACGAAGGCCCAGGTACAAGAAATGCCCATGCCCATTGAAACATTTACCATTACAGTCAATGACCTCCATAACAATGGGGCCACCTTGGGCATGCTTTGGGAAAATGTCTATGTAGGGGTGCCCTTCACGGTACCAACCCAAGAAAAGACTGTAAAAAGCATAGAGACTGTCATGTCTGGCCCATCGGCAAATGATTATTATGCGGCCGCTTCATATTACTATGATGAAGGAAAAGACCTTGAAAAAGCCAAAGAGTGGATCGATAAGGCTGTTGCCATGGATAAAGAAGGAAGAGCCTTTTGGGTCATGAGAAAGCAATCATTGATCTATGCCAAGTTGGGAGACAAGCAGGGTGCCATTGAGGCCGCCAAAAGGTCTCTGGCCTCTGCCGAAGCGGCCAAAAATGCCGACTATGTAAAATTGAACAAAGATTCATTGAAAGAGTGGGGCGCTTTATAGACCCAGAAACGTTAAAAGAGACCCGGCACTTATACTGCCGGGTTTTTTTATGCTTCTATGGGAGGGTTTCGCAGCAAACGGTCAAAACTTTCGATGATAAAGGCGATTGAAATGACCAAGGCGCAGCCAAAGGCATTTAGCCACAGATATGACATCCAATCTTGGCTCCAACCTATGATAACGATCAATTGGGTTATAATGGCCGCAATGAACACGGCATTGCCCTTCACAAACTTGAAAAAGAAGGCCAAAAGAAAAATACCCAAGACATTTCCGTAGAAAATAGATCCGATGATATTCACCAATTGAATAAGGTTGTCGAATAGATCTGCCACGCAGGCAATAATGATCGCGATGACCCCCCAAAGCAGTGTGAACCATTTGGTGACCGATACAGATTGCTGGTCGGTCATTTCGCCTTTTTTATTGCGATTGTAGAGGTCAATGGCCGTAATGGTGCCCAAGGAGTTCAGTTCTGAAGCCGTTGACGACATGGCTGCCGACAGGATTACGGCCAAAAGAAGACCTACAAGTCCGACGGGTAGATTGTGGATTATGAAGTGTATAAAGACATAATCTTTGTCATTGGTCTCGAC
This portion of the Flagellimonas lutaonensis genome encodes:
- a CDS encoding DUF2911 domain-containing protein, translated to MKRLVLFAFVGLLSMTLSAQLIQTPQPSPSAKMEQTVGLTNVTVEYSRPSMKGRTIFGNLVPYDKLWRTGANKNTTVTFSDNVTIDGKELKAGSYAIFTKPGEAVWEVIFYSDTNNWGTPQKWDDSKVALMTKAQVQEMPMPIETFTITVNDLHNNGATLGMLWENVYVGVPFTVPTQEKTVKSIETVMSGPSANDYYAAASYYYDEGKDLEKAKEWIDKAVAMDKEGRAFWVMRKQSLIYAKLGDKQGAIEAAKRSLASAEAAKNADYVKLNKDSLKEWGAL